The proteins below are encoded in one region of Sphaerodactylus townsendi isolate TG3544 linkage group LG06, MPM_Stown_v2.3, whole genome shotgun sequence:
- the GJB3 gene encoding gap junction beta-3 protein, whose amino-acid sequence MDWKTLQGLLSGVNKYSTAFGRIWLSVVFVFRVLVFVVAAERVWGDEQKDFDCNHRQPGCTNVCYDHFFPISHIRLWALQLIFVTCPSLLVIMHVAYREDRERKNREKNGENCPKLYSNTGKKHGGLWWTYLFTLFFKLVIEIVFLYILHRIWDSFDLPRLVKCVDLPPCPNIVDCYIARPTEKRVFTYFMVGASAICIVLTVCEIFYLIFKRVVRSAQKWKKNKKSLSYSKASTCQCHLRLEQQLDGKASLLQENQVLDVQNPKSHKSTGKICGSATKLSLEGDSRKDNI is encoded by the exons ATGGACTGGAAGACCTTACAAGGCCTGCTGAGTGGGGTGAACAAATACTCCACAGCATTCGGACGCATCTGGCTCTCCGTTGTGTTTGTATTCCGTGTCCTGGTTTTTGTAGTAGCTGCTGAGCGGGTTTGGGGGGATGAGCAGAAAGACTTTGACTGTAACCACCGGCAGCCCGGTTGCACGAATGTCTGCTATGACCACTTCTTccccatctcccacatccgccTTTGGGCCCTGCAGCTCATCTTTGTCACCTGCCCCTCACTGCTGGTCATCATGCACGTGGCCTATCGTGAGGATCGTGAGAGAAAGAATCGTGAGAAGAACGGAGAAAATTGTCCCAAACTCTATAGCAACACAGGAAAGAAGCATGGTGGCCTTTGGTGGACTTACCTCTTCACCCTCTTCTTCAAGTTGGTCATTGAGATTGTCTTCCTCTACATCCTTCATAGAATATGGGACAGTTTCGACCTGCCACGTCTGGTCAAGTGTGTAGACTTGCCCCCGTGCCCAAACATTGTGGACTGCTATATTGCACGGCCTACTGAGAAAAGGGTGTTCACCTACTTCATGGTAGGGGCGTCTGCCATCTGCATCGTTCTCACCGTGTGCGAGATCTTCTACCTCATCTTCAAGCGGGTTGTCCGCTCAGCGCAGAagtggaagaagaacaagaagtcCCTCTCTTACAGCAAGGCATCTACCTGCCAGTGCCATCTGCGATTGGAGCAACAGCTGGATGGAAAA GCCAGCCTTCTCCAAGAGAATCAAGTCCTTGATGTCCAAAACCCAAAGTCACATAAATcaactggaaaaatctgtggatCTGCTACCAAACTTTCACTTGAAGGGGATTCAAGGAAAGACAATATCTGA